CTCCTGTTAATTTAAATTAGACACGACTTTAGAATAGAACAAaaacctattttcttgttctaaaATCTAAACTGGAGTCTCCTCCCCCCtcccccaaaaaacaaaaaaacaccCTTTTTTTTGGCATAAGTGACGAATTTTGGATTCAAAACCTCTTACTTATAATCCTTTTATCTTACCATCTAATATTCTAAGCCTCTCCTTTGTTCCCATTATTTTGCAAGAATTTCCGCGCCTTTAAGCCAATGGGACGAAAATTAATCATGCTCTAACAAACAAACAGGAGAGCTTTTTCTAAAGCTCTGGGTAGGTAAACTGAGGCGGGACAGCAAATAATTCCAAATCTATATAAGCAAAACTTAGAGTAACAAATAGGGGAGTGGGCCAATTTATTGGACACCGATTCTCTAAATGAGACTTGAAAAGGATGAGCTTGAAGTGTCATGTCAAAAcccaatttggaatttttgTACAACAAAACTCCCACACACGCTTTGCCAGAGAAAAATagagaagaaaagaacaaaCAAATTCTTCTTGTACGTAGCAACGGGTAAATTATGCTCCTAGTACTTTAATGAAAAGTCTTTACCAGAGTCGTTATTTGGATTTTGAAACATGTGGATGGACCATATATAGTCCAAGTTCACCTACTCCTAACGAAATGATTTGCCCTTTAGCATGACTTAATTAGTAGATTATGATCTCAAAATGACCCCACAGATTACTTGTATGCACATGACCCCATCATGTAATGTTGattagaaacaaaagaaaagaaagtaaaaaaaaaaaaaaagaagatttggCCTTTTTGAAGCATATAGAAGAGATAAGTGCTCGCAGCATTAGTTGATTCCCAGTTAATGAAATTTGGAATGTGTAGAAAAAGGacaaatttcaacttttgtttCCTGACATGCAATCCATCCGAGTGACGGCAACACCAATGACGTATTAGTGAACAAAAATATGAGATTCATATATTGATTAGTATTTTGAGTGTATATTGTGAGGTTCAAATTGATACTTAGTAGACGACTTAATTTgttaccaaaaaacaaaaacaaatttcaatttgctaaGCATTTCTCTACACTTTAGACATCTATATTTGTTCTGTCATTTTCTGCTCGTCTTGCAAtgcaaatatatttaaaaaaaaaaactttctagTGATTTTAACTGGCTAACTTCAAAAGAATCTAAgccaaattggggcaattttcAAGTGGAAGTCAGATCTGGAACGAAAAATTGAAGTGCGAAATACACAGAGGCAGCTTAATTAGCTACCAAATTAAATATATCTACAAAATATAGCCGAATTTATTAAGCAATTTTCCCAGTAAAAAATCAACTTATAAATCGTTCTTCAAGGAAACCCATATTAATTGAAGCTTCAAATCTTAAAACGGCACAAATTTGTAAAGTTTGACCGTTCAATCTGCTGCAACTACAcgcaaatgagaaaaaaaagaacacgTAGAAGCATCTTGATAAGAattatttgtcaaaaatttatttgtttgaatcatcGACAACATATATGCTTTTTTGTTTCACGTACATTATATCGCATACATCATCGTATATTATTTTATATTAGTGTATGATAATTAAGATTTACCTGTTCTAAAGAAATTATTGTAAAGCGAGAGATAACGAAAATTTTGACTTTTAAGGTCGAAATCAACGACAATGGCCACAAACAAAGAACAGCTTTTCAGCTGTAGGCATCCATGCACCGATAACGTAGAATAATTTTCAAACCACCGCTTAAAATATCGAGCAATAATTTACAACACCAAGTAACGAGAAGCATCAAATCCATACTTTTTGAATGAACACTCGACAAACTCACTCAAGCTACAGTAACCACAAGTGCAAACTGGTAAATCGCTGCAGACATCCCAGTCCAGGAGGGGCCAATTGCTTCTTCCAAGTTCCATGATCCCGTGTAAACAACCCCCAAGTACAATAATGTTACATGTCGAAGAAAGCATTTATTATCCTAGCAATTTTCTATCTCTATCCACTCCAACCCAAGAAAAAAGTACACAAAGAccagattatatatatatatatatatgacggACGGACGACTTAGTGACCGATCAAGACCTTATCAAGAACATCAAGGAAGAGCTTATGTGCAGTGAGCTGAGGAAAATGGCCCTCGGTGGTAGCGATAATCTCGATGGTTGATGGCCCTTTGATTTTGTTCTGCATGAAGATTGGGACAGAATCTGGGACGACGAGATCCCTTGCCGTGTGAATAATGGTACACGGGGCCGTAACCTTTTCAAGAATGGCCCTGTGGTCACTGAGgaaaacagttttggccaagGGAAGTGCAGTTTTATATCCCATTCGTTTCAAGGTTGCTGCGAGTTTTTCGACCGAGGGAGGATCGTTGTTGTCTACCACAGCTGATGCGAAGCTGGTTGCCCACTGGTCGTAGTTGGACTCGATGCTAGCAAAGATCTGTTCAATGTGGGAGATCTCGAATCCTCCTTCGTAGTCTTCTGAGTTTATGAACCTTAAACGGAAGGGGCAGAAAAAAACAAGGTAGACTGTCATATGTACGTGAATGAATACTAAGAATTTTGTGTACAAATAAATATAGAATTTGTATGGGTGATACAGGTGGCTAGACCTTATCCTTATTATGCTTCATTGATTGAGGAAGAGGGTAGGAGGATATAGTGAGGacaaaattctaaaaataaaGTGAAGGAAAGTATGCATGATTCTAAAAATAGGGTCCAAAccctgttcggatttctattttttagggaaaaaaaattttcacatgttttttgtgaatattttttttctaaaaaagccGAAAGTTGTCCTGTTTTGCAGCTTTCTAAGCGTCTGATTTGTGACCACTGACGCCCCTCTACAACCGGCCAATCTCTTCCATAGCAAAGACAAAAAGAAGTATAGGACGCGCACGCACAACCACATCAAAATTTATGGGAAGCACCCGAATATTCAGGAAACTAGATTAAAATTCTGCAGGCCGGGGGCAGATCAATAAAAGCATTTGGAGAATAAATACCAgcgcaaaaataaataattagaaaaaGCTTACTCGTGCACTAGATTTTATGCAATTTGTGACTATATTATCAGACTTTGGAAAAGGTTCAACTTTAACCGATCGAACATGATCCATACATGATTGAAATAAAAGCtattttttaacccaaaaaaaaaaaatttctagcaGGGGGACTGGGGATGCATCGGAAGAGGAGACTACGACGCAGAAGTAGGAaatggaaagagaaaagaaacgaTAAAAAAAACTTTAACTATTCTTGAAAAGACAATAAACAAAACCCTCAAGTTCAACCACTGTCTTGCTATCTCTGCAATATCTATATGTAATAACAGTAGTAGTTTGTATTTACTGAAACTTGGAAGTACCTTGGAGAAGATGCAACAAGTACCAGCCTGCTGAATAAGTCGGGCCTCTTGACTGAAGCAATGCATCCAATCATGCCAGACATGGAGTGTCCAACAAAGACTGAAGATTTTAAGTTCATTTCTTCCACGAGAGCTATTATATCATCGGCAAAAGCATCATATGAAGAATACTTAACTGCGTCAAAGAGGTTTAGATCTTTGACGGCACCTGAGAAACTCCAGTCAAAAACCAAAACTTGGTGTAACTGAGCCAGCGAGGGCACCACTTTGTCCCAGACCGAATGGTCTCCCCCGTAGCCATGCGCAAGAATTATGGTTTCTTT
The Coffea arabica cultivar ET-39 chromosome 6c, Coffea Arabica ET-39 HiFi, whole genome shotgun sequence genome window above contains:
- the LOC113692452 gene encoding strigolactone esterase D14-like; this encodes MITQKSMSTAMNARLIGSGKETIILAHGYGGDHSVWDKVVPSLAQLHQVLVFDWSFSGAVKDLNLFDAVKYSSYDAFADDIIALVEEMNLKSSVFVGHSMSGMIGCIASVKRPDLFSRLVLVASSPRFINSEDYEGGFEISHIEQIFASIESNYDQWATSFASAVVDNNDPPSVEKLAATLKRMGYKTALPLAKTVFLSDHRAILEKVTAPCTIIHTARDLVVPDSVPIFMQNKIKGPSTIEIIATTEGHFPQLTAHKLFLDVLDKVLIGH